Part of the Bacteroidales bacterium genome is shown below.
CAGTCGTACAAATGTTGGAATCTTCTACAAAGAGCTCACAGAATATTCTGATTATAGCAATGTGGCAAACCTTGCAACGGGTTGGGACGGATACTACGAAGTAAGTTCAACTGCTTCGGCATATAGTTCAATGGATCTACAAGCCGACAACAAAATAGCCTTTATCTACGAGGAGACATTAACAAAACATGGTACAGCACAAAACCCAGTATCAACAAGTTTCCCAACAGGAGCAGGAACTCACAACTATGATGGATTCGACAACTTCTATATTGGCTACAACTTGGAGTATATAACCAATGGAGCATATAGCGTTAAAACAGACGTAAATCGTGGAAACATTGTAAAGAAATATCTAACATCATACGTTGCAAATGCTGAGGCATCAGAAGAACTTAAAGCCGAAGCAAACGAGGCAGTAGAGGCACTGGGAGATAACCCAACAACAACCGAAATTGATAACATATATACACTACTCCAACCACGCGACCCTTTTGACGGTAAGGTTGTAACATTCACAAACGTTCAACAAAACGGGATGGAATACACCATATATGTTAACAGTAGCAACAAACTTGCATTGAGCAGTTCAAATGCAACAACACTTGGAGAGAGCGCACAATTTGAGTGTACAAAACAAGATAATGGCAAATACTCATTTCGCAATGTTGCAACAAATATGTATATGATATGGCGTGCAGGGGATAGCCAAAATTATGGATATAACAGCAATTCAGGAACATTATCAACATACAATGCAACATATTGCGACTTCTCAATAGTTGACGGAAGTTCAACAAAAGAGGGAACATACTATATGGTTGGTAAGAGAGACGGCGGTTCATCAGAGGGAACATTTGTAGCAATGTCAGCAACAGGAGTCTTTGACTCATGGGGCAACTCAGTTGCATGGTCAAGCACATACAGCAACCTATATAAAATAGGCTTTATAGAGATTGCTCCCACAACATATACAGTTACAGTATCAACCGAGAACTCTTTGTACGGAACAGTAGCAATTCAAGGAAACACAGGAACAACAGCAGATATTGAAGAGGGAGCAACTGTTACAGTAGTTGCAACACCAGCTGAAAGTTATCAATTTGAGGGTTGGTATTCAAACGGAACAGAGGTTAGTGCAGATGCTTCGTACACATTTACAGTATCGGCAGAAACATCATTACAAGCAAGATTTGAGGAGATTCCTACCACTCCCGAAGAGCCAGAGTACTGTACAACTTTCGGCACATCAACTCGCACAAACGGAGATAGAAAATTAACCTCATTCACACTTTCTGACGGAGCAAACGAAGGCACAATAGACGTAAATCAATCATCTGCATCAGGAGCAAATATATATTTTGACAAAACAGATATTGCAATATCACTTGAAGCAGGCAAAGAGATTACATCAACAATCAATTGGTCTGGAACATGGATGCACTCATACTTGTACATCGACTTCAACGATGACAAAGAGTTTACCCCAGTAGTATTAAATAATGCAGTAACAGAAGATAGCGAGTTACTGTCATACTCATTCTGGGCAGGAACAGACGGAGCACCATCAACCACAGGAGCAAACGACAGTTACGGATACAACAGTGCTGGTCAATATATAACAGGAGATAATCGTTCAGTATGGGCATTACCGGCATTTACTATCCCGTCAACGGTAGCAGAGGGAACTTATCGTGCAAGGCTAAAAATAGACTGGAACACTGCTAACGCATGTGCAATAAACAGCACCGACGAAGCACCTTGTATTGTTGACTTTATGATAACAGTAACATATCCCGATGGAATCGCAGATGCCGATGCTAACACAGTAAAAGTTTTCGCAACTGACAGAGGTATTATCATAAAAGGTTACGAAGGCAACGTAAAAGTAGTAAACGTAGTTGGACAACTTATTAAAGACCTATACGTAAACGGAGAGGCTCAACTTGACATAAACGCAGGTTTCTACATTGTAGTAACCGGAGAGAAAGCAACAGAGGTAGTAGTTAAATAGATTTGTCAGTTATTAGACAATAAAAACATAGTAATATAATTAAAGCGAGGTAGTTTAGCTACCTCGCTTATTTTTGCACCAATCAGCCTTATCAGTCTAATTGAATTTTACTATTTAATTGCTTCCACACAAGCGTCAATATCAGCAGTTTTGATAACGATATTTGCAACGCCACCTTGAGCAAAGGCATACATATACTCAATTGAGATATTCTTTGAAGAGATATTCTCAACAATTGAAGCTAATGCTCCGGGTTGGTTAGGAACTTCAACACACACAACATCGCTCTCTTTAACTGCAAAGTGAGCCTCTTTAAGAATCTTTGTTGCAAGAGCATTATCCGACACCAATAGGCGGAGGATACCAAAGTCGCTACTTTCAGCAAGGCTGAAAGCAAACATATCCACACCATTAGCAGCCAACACTTTTGCTACCTCGTTAATTCTTCCTGCACGGTTTTCAAGAAACACCGATAACTGTTTTACTATCATAACTCTTATATTTTTTTAGATGTGGTTTATAATATTATTCAAGAACACGTTTATCAATTACTCTCTTTGATTTACCAACACTACGCTCAAGAGTGTTAGGCGAAACAATCTTGACATCAGCCGATATACTCAACACGCTTTGTAGGCGACGAGCAAGACGATCGCGCATCTCAATTGTTTTATTAATCTCATCAGAGTAGTACTCCTCCTTAAGTTCAACATGCACTTCAAGGTTATCGCGGTTATTCTCACGAGTAACAACAAGCAAGTATTGAGGTTCAAACTCTGGCAACTGAAGAATAACACTCTCAATTTGTGATGGGAATACATTGATACCACGAATAATCAACATATCATCGCTACGTCCCATAATACGAGTCATTCTCACACTTGTACGTCCACACTCGCAAGGTTCATAAATTAAAGAACAAAGATCTTTAGTTCTGTAACGCAACAGAGGCATACCCTCTTTAGTAAGGGTAGTAAATACCAACTCTCCTTGCTCACCTTCGGGTAACACCTCGCAAGTTTCAGGATTTATGATTTCAGGGAAGAAGTGATCTTCGATGATATGTGAGCCATTCTTGCACTCACACTCATGCGACACACCGGGACCCATAATCTCGCTCAATCCATATATGTTATAAGCATCTATTTGTAACTTCTCCTCAAGGCTCTTACGCATATTCTCAGTCCAAGGCTCACCACCAAATATACCTATACGAAGTTTTAGGTCATCAGGAGTAATTCCTTTTTTACGCATAACCTCAGCCATGTGCAGAGCATACGAAGGAGTACAAGCCACGCCAGTAATACCCAAATCTTTTATAAGAAGAATATGTTTGTCGGTGTTACCGCTCGAAGTTGGAACAACCGATGCACCCAAATGTTCAACACCATAGTGCAAACCTAAACCACCAGTAAACAATCCGTAACCGTATGCCACAGAGATAGTATCTTCGCGTGAAGCGCCAAAAGCGGCCAAACAACGAGCAATAGCCTCTGACCAAACAGCAAGATCTCTGCGAGTATAACCCACAACTGTTGGGCGTCCTGTTGTTCCAGACGAAGCGTGAACTCTCACAATAGCCGATTGAGGAACAGCATTCAATCCAAACGGATAGTTATCGCGAAGGTCTTGCTTAGTAGTAAAAGGCAATTTTTTAATATCATCAATAGTTTTGATGTCATCAGGCATAATATTCATAGCCTGCATCTTTTCGCGATAGAAAGGCACATTGTGATATACATTATCAACCAATTTTCTTAATCTTGCACCTTGAAGTTGTCGCATCTCCTCTCGCGACATACACTCCTTATTTTTATTCCAAATCATCTTTTTTATTTAATGAGGAATTAGGAATGAGGAATGTGAAATGAAAACAATCTCTGTCCTAAAATTCCTAATTACCAATTTTTAATTAACAAACCTTCGTTTCTTGATTTTGCTAACGCTCTACATAGTTCAAGTAAACTTGACTCTGCCCTCGCTCACTCGCAAAATTCCTAATTTCTAATTGTTGCAAAGCAACGAACTAATTCCTAATTTAAATAGGGTGATCCATTTTAAAGTTACGCATACGCTCCTCCAGTACAGGGTATAGTTCCTCTCTCATTCGTGATGTACAGGCTCTAACACCCTCCTCCTCGCTACCAGTTGTAGAGAGCGATATTGAACTAACACCATAATAGAGTAACTCTTTTAGGAGTTCACCGCTCTTAATACCCGGATAACCTATTGTAAAGAAGAAACCATCACCAACCTTGCGAGTAACATCGTGGTCATAAACAATATAAAAGCCGTTATCGGTAAAAATCTTTTTCATTCGTGCCGCTCTACGAGCATACTCTTCGGTTTCGGCAACAAAATCCAACTCTCCGTCTGTTGCAGCTTTAAGCATTGCGGCATAACCATATTGAGTTGAGTGCGTAACACCCGAAGTTATCATATACATTATAGAGGCCGTAAATGTAGAACCAAAGTGTCCTTTGCCACCATAACGCGTAGCCAACCCCTCAAAACAACTATTCCAGAGATTAGGCGAAATACACGCCACCGCCATACGTTGACCTGCGTATGAGAATATCTTTGATGACGATAGCATAACTATATAGTTCTTGCAATAGCGACCAACAGTAGGCACAAATGGTGGAGTAAATGGCTTACCAAGATATTGGCGGAAGTCCATACAGAAATATGCCAAATCTTCCAATACAATCACACCATATTTATCGGCAAGTTCACCAATAATTTGCAACTCGCTCTCCTCTAAACAGATCCATGCAGGGTTATTGGGGTTTGAGTATATTATAGCAGCAATATCTCCACGCTCAAAGAAACTCTCAATCTTTGCTCTCAAAGCCTCTCCGCGATATGAGTATATATCAAACTGAAGATAGTCAGCACCAATAATTTTAAGTTGCGAACGCTGTATCGGGAAACCGGGGTCGATAAAAAGAACTTTGTTCTTTTTGGGGTTAGCCTGTGTAACAGCAATAAACGAGCCATACGAAGCGGCAACCGAGCCCACCGTTGGGATACAACACTCGGCAGGGATATCAATATCGATGAATGCCTTAACAAAACGCGATGCCTCTTTTTTGAGCTCGGGCACACCTGCCGCGGCAGGATATTGCGATGCAACATCTCTGTCAAGAGCCACCTTCTCAGCCTCACGTCCAATCACGCATGAGGGCAATCCCGGAGAGCCTTGATCCATACGAATAAAGGGAATACCTGTACGGCGCTCCAACTCGCTCGACAACAGCAACACTTCGCCAATAGTGGCACGTTGAAGGTCGGCAATAAGCAACTCTTCGGCAACCTCATTTACAAGTTCTTCTGAAAATATTCTATTATTCATTATTTACATTTTTACTAATTAGGCTAAAAACTACTTTTTGCCTCATACCCCAACATAACCGCTTTAAGGTTTTGCTCAATAACAGCATCGCCCTTTGAAGCAAATATACGTTTTACACTATCCAAAATCATCTCCAAAGGCAAACCAATAGCATCAACAGCACCGCCCAACAAAACCATATTCTCTGAACGAGGCATACCATTATCGGCAGCAATTTGAGCAGTATCAAGCAATACAATGTTTTTAACCTTATCCAATTCTTTGTCTAAAAGTTCTTGTTCGGGATAGTTAGGAATATTTATAAAAGGTTTTGATGAAGTTATCACCCAACCATCAGGAGCAAGATATGGCATATAACGCAAAGCCTCCATAGGCTCTAACGAAATTATAACATTAGCCGAGCCCAAAGGAATAAGGTCAGAGTGAATAGGCTCTGATGATATTCTCAAGTTCGATTGAACATCACCACCACGTTGGCTCATACCATGAACCTCAGCCTGTTTCAAATGCAACCCCTCGTTAAGAGCAGCATCACCAATAACTGTGGCAATCGACAAAATACCTTGTCCGCCAACACCCGAAAGAATTATATCTGTTTTCATTTCTTCTCTGCTTTTTGTTTTTTAAGACGACGGTTTAGAGTTTGAATACACTCTCGGCAAGGAATAATCACCGACACACCTTTATACTCAATCTCTTCTCTAATTATATTAACAATCTCATCGTGATTTTTAGGAATAGGCACCACACAACGAATATGCTCAGGCTCAACACCAATACCTTGGCAAATTGCTTGCAAGCGGTTAGTACCTGCCGAGTCTTGACCACCAGTCATAGCAGTGGTAAGGTTGTCGGAGATAATAACTGTGATAGGCGATTTTGCATTAACAGCATCCAAAAGACCTGTCATACCCGAGTGAGTAAAAGTAGAGTCTCCAATAACAGCAACAGCGGGAAACAATCCGGCATCCGAAGCACCCTTTGCCATAGTAATTGAGGCACCCATATCAACGCAACTATCAATAGCCTTAAACGGAGGTAATGCACCCAAAGTATAACAACCAATATCGCTAAACACCTTACCTTGTGGATACTCAGCAATAACACGTTTTAAAGTTGCATAAACATCGCGGTGTCCGCATCCTTGACATAGTGCAGGAGGACGAGCAACAACAGCCTCCGATTTATCGAATGTTTCGTGTGCAGGCAAGCCCATAGCAGCACGAACATTATCGGGAGTAAGTTCACCAGTTCGAGGCAACTCACCAGTAATACGTCCTTTAATAATTAACTTATCGTTTGGCAAAGCACCACGCACCATATCTTCAACAAAAGGCTGTCCGTCTTCGGCAATTAAAATCTCCGAAGAGTTCTCTGCCAACTCCTTCAATAGAGCAGTGGGTATAGGATATTGCGATATTTTAAGGATATTCATCTCCTCCGCTTCTGCAACATTCTCCATAACATAGTTATATGCTATACCACAAGCAACAATACCTTTTGCACCCTTTTTATTAATTATAAGTTTATTAAACTCTGTTGTTTCAGAAGAGGCAAGATAATCGGTTTGCTGAGCCACTACCTGAGCATAACGGCGGCGCGCAATAACAGGTAACAACACCCAATCGGC
Proteins encoded:
- a CDS encoding indolepyruvate oxidoreductase subunit beta — encoded protein: MKTDIILSGVGGQGILSIATVIGDAALNEGLHLKQAEVHGMSQRGGDVQSNLRISSEPIHSDLIPLGSANVIISLEPMEALRYMPYLAPDGWVITSSKPFINIPNYPEQELLDKELDKVKNIVLLDTAQIAADNGMPRSENMVLLGGAVDAIGLPLEMILDSVKRIFASKGDAVIEQNLKAVMLGYEAKSSF
- a CDS encoding amino acid-binding protein; its protein translation is MIVKQLSVFLENRAGRINEVAKVLAANGVDMFAFSLAESSDFGILRLLVSDNALATKILKEAHFAVKESDVVCVEVPNQPGALASIVENISSKNISIEYMYAFAQGGVANIVIKTADIDACVEAIK
- a CDS encoding indolepyruvate ferredoxin oxidoreductase gives rise to the protein MSTDTKKMMLLGDQAIALGAINAGLSGVYAYPGTPSTEITEFIQTNKLAKERGIHSRWCTNEKTAMEAALGMSYAGKRALVCMKHVGMNVAADPFVNSAITGVNGGVVVLVADDPSMHSSQNEQDTRNYGRFALVPMLEPSSQQEAYDMMAYAFDYSEKMSTPVLMRVVTRMAHSRAVVEVGSVAEENSMAMPKNPADWVLLPVIARRRYAQVVAQQTDYLASSETTEFNKLIINKKGAKGIVACGIAYNYVMENVAEAEEMNILKISQYPIPTALLKELAENSSEILIAEDGQPFVEDMVRGALPNDKLIIKGRITGELPRTGELTPDNVRAAMGLPAHETFDKSEAVVARPPALCQGCGHRDVYATLKRVIAEYPQGKVFSDIGCYTLGALPPFKAIDSCVDMGASITMAKGASDAGLFPAVAVIGDSTFTHSGMTGLLDAVNAKSPITVIISDNLTTAMTGGQDSAGTNRLQAICQGIGVEPEHIRCVVPIPKNHDEIVNIIREEIEYKGVSVIIPCRECIQTLNRRLKKQKAEKK
- a CDS encoding pyridoxal phosphate-dependent aminotransferase gives rise to the protein MNNRIFSEELVNEVAEELLIADLQRATIGEVLLLSSELERRTGIPFIRMDQGSPGLPSCVIGREAEKVALDRDVASQYPAAAGVPELKKEASRFVKAFIDIDIPAECCIPTVGSVAASYGSFIAVTQANPKKNKVLFIDPGFPIQRSQLKIIGADYLQFDIYSYRGEALRAKIESFFERGDIAAIIYSNPNNPAWICLEESELQIIGELADKYGVIVLEDLAYFCMDFRQYLGKPFTPPFVPTVGRYCKNYIVMLSSSKIFSYAGQRMAVACISPNLWNSCFEGLATRYGGKGHFGSTFTASIMYMITSGVTHSTQYGYAAMLKAATDGELDFVAETEEYARRAARMKKIFTDNGFYIVYDHDVTRKVGDGFFFTIGYPGIKSGELLKELLYYGVSSISLSTTGSEEEGVRACTSRMREELYPVLEERMRNFKMDHPI
- a CDS encoding phenylacetate--CoA ligase, which translates into the protein MIWNKNKECMSREEMRQLQGARLRKLVDNVYHNVPFYREKMQAMNIMPDDIKTIDDIKKLPFTTKQDLRDNYPFGLNAVPQSAIVRVHASSGTTGRPTVVGYTRRDLAVWSEAIARCLAAFGASREDTISVAYGYGLFTGGLGLHYGVEHLGASVVPTSSGNTDKHILLIKDLGITGVACTPSYALHMAEVMRKKGITPDDLKLRIGIFGGEPWTENMRKSLEEKLQIDAYNIYGLSEIMGPGVSHECECKNGSHIIEDHFFPEIINPETCEVLPEGEQGELVFTTLTKEGMPLLRYRTKDLCSLIYEPCECGRTSVRMTRIMGRSDDMLIIRGINVFPSQIESVILQLPEFEPQYLLVVTRENNRDNLEVHVELKEEYYSDEINKTIEMRDRLARRLQSVLSISADVKIVSPNTLERSVGKSKRVIDKRVLE